The window ATAAACCCATTGACATGCTCATCAACATCCCGGCTGATGAGTTTGCAACCGACCTATATTTCCTCAATGAACATGAGGCTGTAATTGATATTCGCGAATTTGAAGCAAGAAAAGAAGGGGAGGTTGAAAATTCATTAAACATTTCTCTAAATGAACTCACAGAACGCATAGAGGATATTGACAAAAGCAAATCATACTACGTTATTGGTTCTGACGGATTTGGCACTATGTTAGCAGCATCCTATCTCAAATCTCAAGGATGTACATCTGTCAAAAGTATTGACGCATCATTCAGCGAAATTCAAGAAGCACTGATGTATCACAAAAGAGTGTAATCTCATACCTTTGTTCCGTGCAAGATTCAGCAGGCAAACTATTTTTGGTGCCCACACCGATCGGCAATCTGAAAGACATAACTTTTAGGGCGGTAGAGGTGCTCAAGTCCTGCGACTATGTTTATGCGGAAGATACCAGGACATCGGGTATTTTGTTTAAACATTACGACATCAAAACCCCATTGCGCTCTTTTCATATTCACAACGAACATACAAGAGTTGAGGAAATAACTAATCTTATTGTTGAAGGCAAGGTCATTGGCTTAGTAAGTGATGCCGGTACGCCCGGAATCTCGGACCCGGGTTTTTTGGCTGTCAGAGCTTGTGTTGATAAAGACCTGAGGATTGAAGCACTGCCGGGTGCAACTGCTTTTGTACCTGCATTGGTGGAATCAGGATTGCCTTGTGAAAAGTTCGTATTCGAAGGTTTTTTGCCTCAGAAAAAAGGGAGAAAAACAAGGTTGGAATTATTGGCAAATGAAAACCGAACGATGATTTTTTATGAAAGTCCTTTCAGAATTGTCAAGGCATTGGAAGAATTCAAAATTCATTTTGGAGCCGACAGACGTATTTCAGTCAGCAGGGAATTAAGTAAAATATACCATCAGACGGTCAGGGGCAATGTAGAAGAAGTAAAATTATATTTTGAAACAAACACCCCCAAAGGTGAATTTGTAATCATAGTAGAAGGACGCAATGATAAATAGAATCACAAAATCACCGTTATGGCTCAGTTTATTGGGCGGTCTGTTGCTCTTTGCTGCATGGCTGCCTTCTCCCCTATTTTTTCTACTTTTTGTAGGATGGCTGCCTTTATTGCAGCTAATGGAATTAGGACTTAAAGAGGGCAAAAAAACAATTTGGTTCTGGAAATGGTCATACTTATCTGTATTTGTTTGGAATTTGGGCACAACATGGTGGGTGTGGTTTGCATCGGAAGGAGGAGCCATTGCCATGCTGTTGGCAAATTCACTCGTGATGTCGCTCATGCTATCAGCAGCTTATTTCACACGTAAATATCTACCTAAAAGTGGTTATGTCCCTTTTATTGCTTTTTGGATTGCTTTTGAACTATTGCATTTGAATTGGGACCTTGATTTTCCTTGGTTAACATTGGGCAATGACTTTGCCCGTTTCCCTATATTGATTCAGTGGTATGAATACACGGGAGTCTTGGGAGGAAGTTTATGGGTACTATTGGTCAATGTGGTCATTTTTAAATTGCTTAATAATCGACCAAAATTTGGAATAATAACACCTACTTTGCTACTATTAATACCGGTACTGATTTCAGTTTGGATATATTTTTCATACAAGACACCTCAAGACAGCAAAAAGGTAGAAGTGCTGATTGTGCAACCTAATATTGATCCTTATTCAGAGAAGTTTGAGCGCGACCCTTATGACCTCACCTTGGAAATGATAGCAGAAGTGGAGCATAAAATCAGTCCTGCCACTCGCTTTGTCATTTTTCCCGAAACCGCTATTCCTGAATATTTTGAAGTTTCGCAATGGAATAATGAAGCCAAAATACAACTACTTTATCATCTAACACAAAAGCATCCTAACTTAGCTATTATCACCGGTCTGGAAACGTTTAAGAGATATAATACCTCAGATGACAACTGCAGACAACCCACGCCAACCGCCCGCCCCAGTAGCGAAGGCGCATGTGATTATTATGATGTTTATAATACTTCGGCTTTTATTTACAAAAACTACCCACCGGTTTTTTATCACAAATCAAAATTGGTGCTTGGTGTCGAAAAGATGCCTTATCCCAAATATGTTGGATTTTTAAATAAATTGTCAATTGATTTGGGTGGCACAAGTGGAAGTTTGGGCAGAAGTGAGCATCCCATTGTTTTTCACGGACCGGACTCTATTACAACCTGTGGTTTAATTTGTTACGAATCCATTTATGGAAACTATGTACGCGAATTTGCACAAATGGGCTTGAATTTTATTACCATCATAACCAATGACGGTTGGT is drawn from Bacteroidota bacterium and contains these coding sequences:
- the rsmI gene encoding 16S rRNA (cytidine(1402)-2'-O)-methyltransferase translates to MQDSAGKLFLVPTPIGNLKDITFRAVEVLKSCDYVYAEDTRTSGILFKHYDIKTPLRSFHIHNEHTRVEEITNLIVEGKVIGLVSDAGTPGISDPGFLAVRACVDKDLRIEALPGATAFVPALVESGLPCEKFVFEGFLPQKKGRKTRLELLANENRTMIFYESPFRIVKALEEFKIHFGADRRISVSRELSKIYHQTVRGNVEEVKLYFETNTPKGEFVIIVEGRNDK
- a CDS encoding rhodanese-like domain-containing protein codes for the protein MNALTITEFEKEAQNALILDLRNKYVFEIGFIPHSINIGIDGDYKTYLSKITEKDRKMVLVCSDKLEKESTKLLIKQGYTNIAGWLNGGFENWKQSHKPIDMLINIPADEFATDLYFLNEHEAVIDIREFEARKEGEVENSLNISLNELTERIEDIDKSKSYYVIGSDGFGTMLAASYLKSQGCTSVKSIDASFSEIQEALMYHKRV
- the lnt gene encoding apolipoprotein N-acyltransferase, with amino-acid sequence MINRITKSPLWLSLLGGLLLFAAWLPSPLFFLLFVGWLPLLQLMELGLKEGKKTIWFWKWSYLSVFVWNLGTTWWVWFASEGGAIAMLLANSLVMSLMLSAAYFTRKYLPKSGYVPFIAFWIAFELLHLNWDLDFPWLTLGNDFARFPILIQWYEYTGVLGGSLWVLLVNVVIFKLLNNRPKFGIITPTLLLLIPVLISVWIYFSYKTPQDSKKVEVLIVQPNIDPYSEKFERDPYDLTLEMIAEVEHKISPATRFVIFPETAIPEYFEVSQWNNEAKIQLLYHLTQKHPNLAIITGLETFKRYNTSDDNCRQPTPTARPSSEGACDYYDVYNTSAFIYKNYPPVFYHKSKLVLGVEKMPYPKYVGFLNKLSIDLGGTSGSLGRSEHPIVFHGPDSITTCGLICYESIYGNYVREFAQMGLNFITIITNDGWWGNTPGYKQHLYYGAIRAIETRKYIARSANTGISAVIDDRGEIRKHSLWWQKDVIKADIQTNNIQTFYVQNGDLIGKACAFITIAFLLGAVVRYITKK